Proteins found in one Rhabdothermincola sediminis genomic segment:
- the der gene encoding ribosome biogenesis GTPase Der, with protein sequence MALPIVAVVGRPNVGKSTLFNRIIGRREAIVEEKPGVTRDRKALEAEWRGRRFLLVDTGGWLPGGSPLDEKVSRQSERAVREAAVVLLVVDTTVGIVEEDARVAELLRRSGATVLVVANKVDDEKREPAIWEFVALGLGAPWPVSALHGRGTGDLLDEVVRHLPAPEPAGGEASEKPAGSSAGGDEAARVFSVAIVGRPNVGKSTLFNRLIGDERAVVHDLPGTTRDTIDTVVETPDGPVRFVDTAGMRRRARIDEGTEYYSLVRALQAIDRSDVALLVIDATEGVTHQDQRLAERIDAAGCPIVVLLNKWETLDAERREEVLAEVGHKLRFLGEAPVLKISAKTGKGVHRLLPALAGAIEDYHRRIPTRKVNEVIRAAQAAQPAPHGARVLYATQGAVDPPTFTLFANRELPASYLRYLERKLREGCDLGSTPLKLRVRRRTS encoded by the coding sequence GTGGCCCTCCCGATCGTGGCCGTCGTCGGCCGCCCGAACGTGGGCAAGTCCACGCTGTTCAACCGCATCATCGGGCGCCGGGAGGCCATCGTGGAGGAGAAGCCCGGTGTGACCCGCGACCGCAAGGCGCTCGAGGCGGAATGGCGGGGCAGGCGCTTCCTGCTCGTCGACACCGGCGGTTGGCTGCCGGGCGGCAGCCCCCTGGACGAGAAGGTGAGCCGCCAGAGCGAGCGGGCGGTGCGTGAGGCGGCGGTGGTGCTCCTGGTGGTCGACACCACCGTCGGCATCGTCGAAGAGGACGCCCGGGTGGCCGAGCTGCTCCGCCGCAGCGGCGCCACGGTCCTGGTGGTCGCCAACAAGGTCGATGACGAGAAGCGGGAGCCGGCGATCTGGGAGTTCGTCGCGCTCGGCCTCGGCGCGCCGTGGCCGGTCAGCGCGCTCCACGGCCGGGGGACGGGGGACCTGCTCGACGAGGTCGTGCGCCACCTGCCCGCCCCCGAGCCGGCCGGCGGGGAGGCATCCGAGAAGCCGGCGGGGAGCAGCGCCGGTGGCGATGAGGCGGCACGGGTGTTCTCCGTGGCCATCGTCGGCCGGCCCAACGTGGGCAAGTCGACGCTGTTCAACCGACTGATCGGCGACGAGCGGGCGGTCGTGCACGACCTGCCCGGCACCACCCGGGACACGATCGACACCGTGGTCGAGACCCCCGACGGGCCGGTGCGCTTCGTCGACACCGCGGGCATGCGGCGCCGGGCCCGCATCGATGAGGGCACCGAGTACTACTCACTGGTCCGGGCCCTGCAGGCCATCGATCGCTCGGACGTGGCGCTGCTGGTCATCGATGCTACGGAAGGGGTCACCCACCAGGATCAACGGCTGGCCGAACGGATCGACGCCGCGGGTTGCCCGATCGTCGTGCTGCTCAACAAGTGGGAGACCCTCGATGCCGAACGCCGCGAGGAGGTGCTTGCCGAGGTCGGCCACAAGCTGCGCTTCCTCGGTGAGGCACCGGTGTTGAAGATCAGCGCGAAGACTGGCAAAGGGGTACATCGCCTGCTCCCGGCGCTGGCGGGGGCGATCGAGGACTACCACCGGCGCATTCCGACCAGGAAGGTGAACGAGGTGATCCGAGCCGCGCAGGCGGCCCAGCCCGCGCCGCACGGCGCCCGGGTCCTGTACGCGACGCAGGGTGCCGTCGACCCGCCGACGTTCACCCTGTTCGCCAACCGTGAGCTGCCGGCGTCGTACCTGCGGTACCTGGAACGCAAGCTCCGGGAGGGCTGCGACCTCGGGAGCACGCCGCTGAAGCTGCGGGTGCGTCGCCGCACCTCCTGA
- a CDS encoding PP2C family protein-serine/threonine phosphatase: MDQLLLGLVSLGSIVAAAVWGRSARYREKLYQRLQRESGDADLKALALSDFRKDLHTTILYAVLALAAGAGAVAGRSAGAILLAVMLVPIAISLVFGRNFVNEARLEHSRSELERRAQEVLVQEDLAPRRWAARLAPEELPDFPGFEVGRVYQAGAGLMAGDFYDVFRPADTRLAAVIGDVAGQGIEPAITAFQAKYLLRVFLRQYRDPAQALEELNRQMSAMGRGEEFISLCVVLFDTQAGTLRYASAGHPAAWLWHEREVRPLRATGPLLMLDPAATFISREIPLEPNDLCLLYTDGLSEVRSGSQLFGEERIANALRRDPGVSPDVLCKSLLEAARDFSSGPINDDVAILAIRRA; encoded by the coding sequence ATGGACCAGTTGCTCTTGGGTCTCGTGTCCCTCGGGAGCATCGTGGCGGCGGCGGTGTGGGGCCGGTCGGCGCGGTACCGCGAGAAGCTCTACCAGCGGCTCCAGCGCGAGTCGGGTGACGCTGACCTCAAGGCGCTCGCGCTCTCGGACTTCCGCAAGGACCTGCACACCACCATCCTCTACGCCGTGCTCGCGCTCGCGGCCGGGGCGGGCGCGGTGGCGGGGCGCAGCGCCGGCGCGATCCTGCTCGCGGTGATGCTCGTGCCCATCGCCATCTCGCTGGTGTTCGGCCGCAACTTCGTGAACGAGGCGCGACTCGAGCACAGCCGGTCGGAGCTCGAGCGGCGAGCCCAGGAGGTCCTCGTGCAGGAGGATCTCGCACCCCGCCGCTGGGCGGCGCGCCTGGCACCCGAGGAGCTGCCCGACTTCCCCGGCTTCGAAGTGGGCAGGGTCTACCAGGCGGGCGCAGGGCTGATGGCCGGGGACTTCTACGACGTGTTCCGCCCGGCGGACACCCGCTTGGCGGCGGTCATCGGGGATGTGGCCGGCCAGGGCATCGAACCGGCCATCACCGCGTTCCAGGCCAAGTACCTGCTGCGGGTGTTCCTCCGGCAGTACCGCGACCCCGCGCAGGCGCTGGAGGAGCTGAACCGGCAGATGTCCGCGATGGGACGCGGTGAGGAGTTCATCTCGCTGTGTGTCGTGTTGTTCGACACGCAGGCGGGGACGCTGCGCTACGCCTCGGCCGGGCACCCCGCCGCGTGGTTGTGGCACGAGCGCGAGGTCCGCCCGCTGCGAGCCACCGGCCCGCTGCTCATGCTTGATCCGGCCGCCACCTTCATCAGCCGTGAGATCCCCCTCGAACCGAACGACCTGTGCCTGCTCTACACCGACGGCCTCTCCGAGGTGCGCTCGGGCAGCCAGCTCTTCGGCGAGGAGCGCATCGCGAACGCGCTCAGACGTGATCCCGGCGTATCGCCGGACGTACTGTGCAAGTCGTTGCTCGAGGCCGCCCGTGACTTCTCGAGCGGCCCCATCAACGATGACGTCGCCATCCTCGCGATCCGCCGAGCCTGA
- a CDS encoding acyl-CoA carboxylase subunit beta — protein sequence MTSPSSRSAEPEPTASGGTPGSHPEHLAALAALARRGNLATGAAKLAEQGKLFVRDRLDLLLDPGSFVEDGLLANAVAEGLPADGVVTGSGTIDGRPVYVMANDSTVKAGSWGARTVEKIVRLTEAALRDELPVFWLVDSAGARITDQVELFPGRRGAGRIFHNQVKLSGRVPQICCLFGPSAAGGAYIPAFCDIVVMVEGNASMYLGSPRMAEMVVGEITTLEEMGGARLHATVSGCGDNLAVDDVDAIDQAKAYFSYLPQNWREAPPRYEVRPPLEVLDRNVVPDQDARGYDMHEVIDRLVDHESFFEVKPLFAPEIIVGFGLLEGSPVGIVANNPMHKGGVLFVDSADKAARFVWCCDAFNIPLVFLADVPGFMVGTEVERQGIIRHGAKMITAVSEATVPKVSVIVRKAYGAGLYAMAGPAFDPVATLALPTARIAVMGPEAAVNAVFANKISAIEDPVEREEFVRHQRQVYEADVDLVRLASELVVDAVVDFPELRDEIARRLARAAGKSRAFSERRHGVPPV from the coding sequence ATGACGTCGCCATCCTCGCGATCCGCCGAGCCTGAACCGACCGCCTCGGGCGGGACGCCGGGTAGCCACCCGGAGCACCTCGCGGCCCTGGCCGCGCTGGCGCGCCGGGGCAACCTGGCCACCGGAGCCGCGAAGCTGGCCGAGCAGGGCAAGCTGTTCGTCCGCGACCGGCTCGACCTGTTGCTCGATCCGGGCTCCTTCGTGGAGGACGGCCTGCTCGCGAACGCGGTCGCGGAAGGGCTGCCCGCGGACGGGGTGGTCACCGGCAGCGGGACCATCGACGGCCGGCCCGTGTACGTGATGGCCAACGACTCCACGGTCAAGGCGGGTTCGTGGGGTGCGCGGACGGTCGAGAAGATCGTGCGGCTGACCGAGGCCGCGTTGCGAGACGAGCTGCCGGTGTTCTGGTTGGTGGACTCGGCGGGCGCGCGCATCACCGATCAGGTCGAGCTGTTCCCCGGTCGGCGCGGAGCGGGGCGGATCTTCCACAACCAGGTCAAGCTCTCGGGTCGGGTACCGCAGATCTGCTGCCTGTTCGGACCGTCCGCGGCTGGAGGGGCATACATCCCGGCCTTCTGCGACATCGTGGTCATGGTCGAGGGGAACGCCTCGATGTACCTCGGCTCTCCTCGGATGGCGGAGATGGTGGTGGGGGAGATCACCACCTTGGAGGAGATGGGCGGTGCTCGCCTGCACGCCACGGTCTCGGGCTGTGGCGACAACCTGGCGGTCGATGATGTGGATGCGATCGACCAGGCCAAGGCGTACTTCTCGTACCTGCCGCAGAACTGGCGGGAGGCGCCCCCGCGCTACGAGGTCCGGCCCCCGCTCGAGGTCCTGGACCGCAACGTCGTGCCGGACCAGGACGCGCGCGGCTACGACATGCACGAGGTGATCGACCGGCTGGTCGACCACGAGAGCTTCTTCGAGGTCAAGCCCCTCTTCGCCCCCGAGATCATCGTGGGCTTCGGGCTCCTCGAAGGTTCGCCGGTGGGGATCGTGGCGAACAATCCCATGCACAAGGGAGGCGTGCTGTTCGTCGACTCCGCGGACAAGGCGGCCCGGTTCGTGTGGTGCTGTGACGCCTTCAACATCCCGCTCGTCTTCCTCGCCGACGTGCCGGGTTTCATGGTCGGCACCGAGGTCGAGCGCCAGGGCATCATCCGTCACGGGGCGAAGATGATCACCGCGGTGTCGGAAGCGACCGTGCCGAAGGTGTCCGTGATCGTGCGCAAGGCATATGGCGCGGGCCTCTACGCCATGGCAGGACCGGCGTTCGATCCCGTGGCGACCCTCGCGCTGCCGACCGCCAGGATCGCGGTGATGGGCCCCGAGGCGGCGGTCAACGCGGTCTTCGCCAACAAGATCTCGGCCATCGAGGACCCGGTCGAGCGCGAGGAGTTCGTGCGGCACCAGCGGCAGGTGTACGAGGCGGATGTCGATCTGGTGCGGCTAGCGTCCGAGCTGGTGGTCGACGCGGTGGTCGACTTCCCTGAGCTGCGCGACGAGATCGCTCGTCGCCTGGCCCGGGCGGCCGGCAAGAGCCGTGCCTTCAGCGAGCGCCGCCACGGCGTGCCCCCGGTGTGA
- the lysS gene encoding lysine--tRNA ligase: MGEKLAKDGAPAETAVEASAGIRAVRLEKLAALRARGVDPYPYRFDRDHTIGQIRERFGELRPGVETDQRVRVAGRLMLKREQGRLTFANLRDRSGEIQLFASQAVLGADTLAAFNDLDRGDWLGVEGLVMATRKGELSVKVERFELLAKALRPLPDKWKGLSDIDTRYRQRYVDLIVNDEARRVFDVRRATIDAIRTRLCERGYYEVETPMLNLQQGGATARPFVTHYNALDLDTYLRIALELPLKRLVVGGMEKVFEIGRVFRNEGIDTRHNPEFTMLEAYEAFADYTDMMTLTEDLVASAAIAANGTTKVTLRGREIDLAPPWPRVTMSDLIRRSVGVELHPSMPVEQVRAVLDDLGVAYQDHWGAGRLVFEVYDELAETKVFEPTIVIDHPRETSPLAKPHRSDPSLVERFEVIVDGRELANAYSELNDPVEQLARFEAEALAKAAGDLEAGDVDLDYIRALEYGLPPCGGLGIGIDRLVMLLAGVESIREVILFPTLRPEVGLTEDEFRHP, encoded by the coding sequence ATGGGCGAGAAGCTGGCCAAAGACGGCGCGCCCGCCGAGACCGCGGTGGAGGCCTCGGCCGGGATCCGGGCGGTGCGGCTGGAGAAGCTGGCTGCGCTCCGGGCCCGGGGCGTCGATCCGTACCCCTACCGCTTCGATCGAGATCACACCATCGGCCAGATCCGGGAGCGTTTCGGCGAGCTCCGACCGGGGGTCGAGACCGACCAGCGGGTTCGGGTCGCCGGCCGGCTGATGCTCAAGCGAGAGCAGGGTCGGCTCACGTTCGCCAACCTGAGGGACCGATCGGGCGAGATCCAGCTCTTCGCCTCGCAGGCGGTGCTCGGTGCGGACACCCTCGCGGCCTTCAACGATCTCGACCGGGGGGACTGGCTCGGGGTCGAAGGCCTCGTGATGGCGACCAGGAAGGGCGAGCTGTCCGTCAAGGTCGAACGCTTCGAGTTGCTCGCCAAGGCGTTGCGCCCACTCCCTGACAAGTGGAAGGGGCTCTCGGACATCGACACCCGGTACCGGCAGCGCTACGTCGACCTGATCGTGAACGACGAGGCGCGGCGGGTGTTCGACGTACGCCGGGCCACGATCGACGCCATCCGCACCAGGTTGTGCGAGCGCGGGTACTACGAGGTCGAGACGCCGATGCTCAACCTCCAGCAGGGGGGCGCCACGGCTCGGCCCTTCGTCACCCACTACAACGCGCTCGATCTCGACACGTACCTGCGGATCGCGCTGGAGCTGCCGCTCAAGCGGCTGGTCGTCGGGGGTATGGAGAAGGTCTTCGAGATCGGACGAGTGTTCCGCAACGAGGGCATCGACACCCGTCACAACCCCGAGTTCACGATGCTCGAGGCCTACGAGGCGTTCGCCGACTACACGGACATGATGACCCTCACCGAGGACCTGGTCGCGTCGGCTGCGATTGCCGCGAACGGTACGACGAAGGTCACCCTGCGAGGGCGGGAGATCGATCTCGCGCCTCCGTGGCCGCGGGTCACCATGAGCGACCTGATCCGCCGCAGCGTGGGCGTCGAGCTGCACCCGTCGATGCCGGTCGAGCAGGTCCGTGCCGTGCTCGACGACCTGGGTGTCGCCTACCAGGACCACTGGGGCGCGGGCCGACTGGTCTTCGAGGTCTACGACGAGTTGGCCGAGACGAAGGTCTTCGAGCCCACCATCGTCATCGACCATCCGCGGGAGACCTCGCCGCTGGCCAAGCCCCACCGGTCCGACCCCAGCCTGGTCGAGCGATTCGAGGTCATCGTCGACGGGCGGGAGCTGGCGAACGCGTACAGCGAGCTCAACGATCCCGTCGAGCAGCTGGCTCGGTTCGAGGCCGAGGCCCTGGCCAAGGCAGCCGGCGACCTGGAGGCAGGGGACGTCGACCTGGACTACATCCGGGCACTCGAGTACGGCCTGCCACCCTGTGGGGGTCTCGGCATCGGCATCGATCGCCTGGTCATGCTCCTGGCCGGCGTGGAGAGCATCCGGGAGGTGATCCTCTTCCCGACCCTGCGCCCGGAGGTGGGGCTCACCGAGGACGAGTTCCGTCACCCCTGA